A window of the Mucilaginibacter sp. cycad4 genome harbors these coding sequences:
- a CDS encoding gliding motility-associated C-terminal domain-containing protein, with protein sequence MQVKRQTAVCNGSYGDPVVKLDFGSGVNTIGGPLSPGITSMTYVPDCANDGQYSIVSSQTGCHDTWHTVNHDHTGNAGGYMMLVNASYAPSVFFTETKDLNLCENTTYEFSAYVLNLMKLSSSDANTVQPDLLFTIKKPDGTVLAQYDTNTIQPTANPEWIKYSVPFSTGAGVTQIVLEIRNNGPGGYGNDLLLDDIEFRACGPTIKVGFTTVDDTQPKNICKGQVQNYTLIADLNNGYINPKEQWQSSTDGGVNWVNIPGATNLSYSFQFDVNKPAGTYLYRMAAAEGDNINSPTCRVYSDVRTVTVSAYLDKPSITAPPVCEGDALILTANAPGAISHEWSGPGVTAANKAQNPLVIDNATIAAVGDYQVTIVSAGGCPTLSDKVKATVNLKPVIPLITPAPICKGSATILNETTPNAKSYSWLPVTGLSDPTSASPAAMPAETTIYTVTVTSNEGCTATQTVTVTVMPIPEASISPQKKIFEGQSVVLDAEAKYAGSYLWSPANGLDDPTKLNPVASPTDDITYTLKASSGIGCGSVNVSVFVRVYKKIVIPTTFSPNGDGLNDYWDIEALSTYPQSTMNVFNRSGQKVYTSTGYDKPWNGAYKGYILPSGTYYYVIDLKNNAPLLSGWVLIVH encoded by the coding sequence ATGCAAGTTAAAAGGCAGACAGCCGTTTGTAACGGAAGTTATGGTGATCCGGTAGTGAAACTTGATTTTGGATCTGGGGTTAATACTATTGGAGGCCCATTATCGCCAGGCATTACAAGCATGACATACGTACCCGATTGTGCCAATGACGGTCAATATTCTATTGTAAGCAGTCAAACCGGATGTCATGATACATGGCATACGGTAAATCATGATCATACAGGCAATGCAGGAGGCTACATGATGCTCGTGAACGCATCATATGCGCCGAGCGTTTTTTTTACGGAAACAAAAGATCTTAATCTTTGCGAAAACACGACTTATGAGTTCTCGGCATATGTGCTTAACCTGATGAAGCTCTCATCAAGCGATGCAAACACTGTGCAGCCCGATTTACTGTTTACCATAAAAAAGCCGGATGGAACAGTGTTAGCCCAGTATGATACAAATACCATACAGCCTACCGCAAACCCCGAATGGATTAAATATAGTGTGCCATTTTCAACAGGTGCCGGTGTTACTCAAATTGTGCTGGAAATAAGAAATAATGGCCCGGGTGGCTACGGAAACGACTTGCTGCTTGATGATATTGAATTCCGGGCTTGCGGTCCTACTATTAAGGTGGGGTTTACCACAGTTGACGACACGCAACCTAAAAATATTTGTAAAGGGCAGGTTCAAAATTATACCCTAATTGCCGATCTGAACAATGGCTACATTAATCCTAAAGAGCAATGGCAAAGCAGTACCGACGGTGGTGTTAACTGGGTAAATATACCCGGAGCAACAAATCTCAGTTATTCATTTCAATTTGATGTAAATAAACCGGCAGGCACTTATCTGTATAGAATGGCTGCTGCCGAGGGGGATAATATTAATTCGCCAACTTGCCGTGTTTATTCGGATGTGCGCACTGTAACGGTTAGTGCTTACCTTGACAAACCATCCATTACCGCTCCGCCGGTATGCGAAGGGGACGCGCTTATACTTACCGCAAATGCACCTGGTGCAATAAGTCATGAATGGAGCGGTCCTGGTGTTACGGCTGCTAATAAAGCTCAAAACCCTTTGGTTATTGATAATGCTACTATTGCAGCAGTAGGTGACTATCAGGTTACTATAGTTTCGGCTGGTGGATGTCCAACCCTATCGGATAAAGTGAAGGCAACTGTCAATTTAAAACCTGTGATACCGCTTATCACCCCCGCTCCAATTTGTAAGGGCAGCGCCACCATTCTCAATGAAACTACCCCTAATGCCAAAAGCTATAGCTGGTTGCCGGTTACCGGGTTATCTGATCCAACCTCAGCAAGTCCTGCCGCCATGCCTGCCGAAACCACTATCTATACTGTAACTGTAACCAGCAATGAGGGGTGTACAGCAACCCAAACGGTAACCGTAACGGTTATGCCTATACCCGAGGCAAGTATAAGTCCGCAAAAAAAGATCTTTGAGGGGCAGTCAGTAGTACTGGATGCCGAGGCAAAATATGCCGGCAGTTATTTATGGAGCCCGGCAAACGGACTTGATGATCCAACCAAACTAAACCCTGTTGCCAGTCCTACCGATGATATTACTTATACCCTAAAAGCTTCATCAGGTATTGGCTGTGGATCTGTTAATGTTTCTGTTTTTGTGCGGGTTTATAAAAAAATTGTCATCCCAACCACGTTTTCGCCTAATGGAGATGGCTTAAATGATTACTGGGATATCGAAGCTTTATCAACCTATCCGCAAAGTACGATGAATGTTTTTAACCGCAGCGGGCAAAAAGTATATACCTCTACAGGTTACGATAAACCCTGGAATGGAGCCTATAAAGGCTATATTTTACCTTCGGGTACTTATTACTATGTGATCGATCTTAAAAACAATGCACCATTATTATCGGGTTGGGTGCTTATTGTACATTGA
- a CDS encoding ParB/RepB/Spo0J family partition protein produces the protein MSGEKRNALGKGLSALLNDTPNVQPYQNRNRETASPAEVNDLGSVNEIQLAEIEVNPFQPRTDFDEQALAELSESIKLQGLIQPITLRKIGAHKYQLISGERRFRASKLAGLTQIPAYVRTANDQQMLEMALIENIQRENLNAIEVALSFQRMIEECNLKQEELGDRVSKNRSTVTNYLRLLRLPPVIQASIRDGELSMGHAKAILTLTDPAKQLFIHQHIIKEGLSVRKVEELVREMQKSPVKKEGKQPEPVSYQLQKIQDDLASKFSTRVKLKVGSRGSGVIEIPFLSEDDLGRILEMLDW, from the coding sequence ATGAGTGGTGAAAAGAGAAATGCCCTGGGCAAGGGACTGAGTGCGCTATTGAACGACACGCCTAACGTACAACCATACCAAAACAGAAACAGGGAAACAGCAAGCCCTGCCGAGGTAAATGACCTTGGCTCGGTTAATGAAATACAACTGGCCGAAATTGAGGTTAACCCTTTTCAGCCCCGTACCGATTTTGATGAACAGGCATTGGCCGAGCTTTCAGAGTCGATCAAGCTGCAGGGCTTAATTCAGCCAATAACGCTCAGGAAAATTGGTGCGCATAAGTACCAGCTGATATCGGGCGAGCGTCGTTTTCGCGCATCAAAGCTGGCCGGCCTAACCCAGATCCCGGCTTATGTGCGCACCGCCAATGATCAGCAAATGCTGGAGATGGCGCTCATTGAAAACATTCAGCGCGAAAACCTGAATGCCATTGAAGTTGCCCTGAGTTTTCAGCGCATGATAGAGGAATGTAACCTGAAGCAGGAAGAATTGGGCGACAGGGTGAGCAAAAACCGGTCGACAGTGACCAACTACCTTCGCCTGTTAAGGTTGCCGCCGGTTATCCAGGCCTCTATTCGTGATGGCGAACTTTCAATGGGGCATGCCAAAGCTATTTTAACGCTAACCGATCCTGCCAAACAATTATTTATACATCAGCATATTATAAAGGAAGGTTTATCCGTTCGTAAGGTTGAAGAACTGGTAAGAGAGATGCAAAAGTCGCCGGTAAAAAAGGAAGGCAAACAGCCCGAGCCGGTATCATATCAGTTGCAAAAGATCCAGGATGACCTGGCTTCAAAATTTAGTACGAGGGTAAAACTAAAAGTTGGCAGCCGTGGAAGCGGTGTTATCGAGATCCCTTTCCTTTCGGAAGATGACCTTGGCCGCATCCTTGAAATGCTTGATTGGTAA
- the dapB gene encoding 4-hydroxy-tetrahydrodipicolinate reductase: MKIALLGYGKMGKIIEKIALSRKHEIVLTIDHETLHDLTPENLQKADVVIEFTTPASVLSNIEHCFNANVPVVIGTTGWYEHLPEVKQQCIDGNKALLWASNFSVGVNVFFHVNKLLAKVMNRYPYYEVQVEEIHHTQKMDSPSGTAITIAEGIINNTDTKNEWVNVLTTDDSDDDANVAPNQLLIESLRIDSVPGTHTVIYDSEVDSIEFKHTAHNRNGFALGAVLAAEWLHDKKGFYSVEAMFDFNS, encoded by the coding sequence ATGAAGATAGCGTTACTTGGCTACGGAAAAATGGGCAAGATCATTGAAAAGATAGCCCTTAGCCGCAAGCATGAAATTGTACTTACCATTGATCATGAAACCCTTCATGACCTCACACCCGAAAACCTGCAAAAAGCAGATGTGGTAATTGAATTTACTACCCCGGCGTCCGTGTTATCAAATATTGAGCATTGCTTTAATGCCAATGTTCCTGTTGTTATTGGCACAACGGGTTGGTACGAACATTTGCCGGAAGTAAAACAGCAATGCATTGACGGGAATAAGGCACTACTATGGGCCTCAAACTTTAGCGTTGGTGTTAACGTGTTTTTCCATGTTAACAAGTTGCTGGCTAAAGTAATGAACCGGTACCCTTATTACGAGGTACAGGTTGAAGAGATCCACCATACCCAAAAAATGGATTCGCCAAGCGGTACAGCCATAACCATCGCCGAAGGCATCATTAACAACACCGACACCAAAAACGAGTGGGTTAATGTATTAACTACTGATGACAGCGATGACGATGCCAATGTTGCTCCTAACCAATTGCTTATAGAATCATTAAGGATAGACAGCGTGCCGGGTACGCACACTGTTATTTATGATTCGGAAGTGGACAGCATCGAATTTAAGCATACCGCCCATAACCGTAACGGTTTTGCTTTAGGCGCTGTACTGGCTGCCGAGTGGCTGCACGATAAAAAGGGCTTTTACTCTGTTGAAGCCATGTTTGATTTTAACAGCTAA
- a CDS encoding AAA family ATPase → MSKIIALANQKGGVGKTTSSINLAASLAVLDYKTLLVDADPQANSTSGIGFDPRNIKNSIYECIINEVDPHEAIQKTETPNLDLLPAHIDLVGAEIEMINLSGREFKMKQVFDKVRDEYDFIIIDCSPSLGLITINALTAADSVIVPVQCEYFALEGLGKLLNTIKIVQSRLNPQLEIEGILLTMYDVRLRLSNQVVDEVKTHFEDMVFDTIIQRNTRLSEAPSFGVSVIMHDATCKGAINYLNLAREILEKNGLVKGESATATATV, encoded by the coding sequence ATGAGTAAAATTATTGCTTTAGCCAACCAGAAAGGCGGCGTAGGGAAAACTACATCATCTATAAATCTGGCTGCAAGTTTAGCTGTATTAGATTATAAAACCTTGTTGGTTGACGCCGACCCGCAGGCAAATTCAACCTCGGGCATTGGTTTCGATCCCCGCAATATAAAAAATAGTATCTATGAATGTATCATCAATGAGGTTGACCCTCATGAGGCCATTCAGAAAACCGAAACTCCCAATCTTGACTTATTACCTGCGCACATTGACCTGGTAGGTGCCGAAATTGAAATGATCAATTTAAGCGGCCGCGAGTTTAAGATGAAACAGGTATTTGACAAGGTGCGTGACGAATATGATTTTATTATTATCGATTGTTCGCCTTCATTGGGTTTGATCACCATCAATGCTTTAACTGCGGCTGATTCGGTAATTGTACCGGTTCAGTGCGAGTATTTTGCGTTGGAGGGTTTGGGTAAATTGTTAAATACCATCAAAATTGTTCAATCGCGCCTTAACCCTCAGCTGGAAATTGAAGGGATCCTGTTAACCATGTATGATGTGCGTTTACGCCTGAGCAACCAGGTGGTTGATGAGGTTAAAACACATTTTGAGGATATGGTTTTTGACACCATTATACAGCGTAATACCCGTTTAAGCGAGGCGCCAAGCTTTGGCGTATCGGTAATTATGCATGATGCTACCTGTAAGGGTGCAATAAATTATTTAAACCTTGCCCGCGAAATTTTGGAAAAGAACGGACTGGTAAAGGGTGAATCGGCAACAGCTACAGCAACAGTATAG
- a CDS encoding amidohydrolase has protein sequence MIKEQIQELSAKIFNEVVANRRHLHANPELSFHELQTSVFVANKLEELGLEYHKMADTGLVALIKGEKPSDAGNVVALRADMDALPILEANDVPYKSQNPGVMHACGHDAHTSSLLGTAKILTELKSQFAGTVKLIFQPAEEKLPGGASLMIKEGVLENPKPAAVLGQHVMPLIDAGKVGFRAGKYMASTDELYVTVKGKGGHGAQPQQNIDPVIITAHILTALQQVISRFADPKSPSVLSFGKVIANGATNVIPNEVYLEGTFRTMDEKWREEAHKRMKKMAEGIAESMGGSCDFNIMRGYPFLINEEKLTHATRAHAEDYLGKENVLDLDIWMAAEDFAYYSQAASSCFYRLGTRNEARGITSSVHTPTFDVEEDAFKVSTGLMAYLAVKQLGN, from the coding sequence ATGATTAAAGAGCAAATACAGGAATTATCCGCAAAAATATTCAATGAGGTAGTGGCTAACCGCCGTCACCTGCATGCCAACCCCGAGCTTTCATTTCATGAATTGCAAACCTCGGTTTTTGTAGCCAACAAGCTTGAAGAGCTTGGTTTGGAATACCACAAAATGGCTGATACCGGATTGGTAGCCCTCATCAAAGGCGAAAAGCCATCTGATGCGGGCAATGTTGTTGCCCTGCGTGCCGATATGGATGCCCTGCCGATACTGGAAGCCAATGATGTTCCGTATAAATCGCAAAACCCGGGGGTAATGCATGCCTGCGGTCATGATGCGCACACTTCATCGTTGTTAGGCACAGCTAAAATATTAACCGAATTGAAAAGCCAGTTTGCGGGTACGGTTAAACTGATCTTTCAGCCCGCCGAAGAAAAACTGCCCGGCGGCGCAAGTCTCATGATTAAGGAAGGCGTTTTGGAAAATCCAAAACCGGCCGCCGTATTAGGGCAGCATGTGATGCCTTTGATAGATGCGGGGAAGGTAGGCTTCCGTGCGGGTAAATACATGGCCTCAACTGATGAGCTGTATGTTACCGTTAAAGGTAAAGGCGGTCACGGCGCACAGCCGCAACAAAATATCGATCCGGTAATCATTACTGCTCATATATTAACTGCCCTGCAGCAGGTAATTAGCCGCTTCGCCGATCCAAAAAGCCCGTCAGTATTATCATTTGGTAAAGTAATTGCCAACGGTGCAACTAACGTTATCCCTAATGAGGTTTACCTGGAGGGTACTTTCCGTACCATGGATGAGAAATGGCGTGAGGAAGCCCATAAACGTATGAAAAAAATGGCCGAAGGCATTGCCGAAAGCATGGGCGGAAGCTGCGATTTCAATATCATGCGTGGTTATCCGTTCCTCATTAATGAAGAAAAATTGACCCACGCCACCCGGGCTCATGCTGAAGATTATTTAGGTAAAGAAAACGTGCTCGACCTTGACATCTGGATGGCTGCCGAAGATTTTGCTTATTACTCACAGGCTGCCAGCAGTTGTTTCTATCGCCTCGGTACCCGTAATGAGGCCCGCGGTATCACTTCATCTGTACATACACCAACTTTTGATGTGGAAGAAGATGCATTTAAAGTAAGCACAGGGTTGATGGCTTATTTAGCGGTTAAGCAGTTAGGGAATTAA
- a CDS encoding DUF5683 domain-containing protein — MYKYLFFLVVSAFFISAAQAQVVDSTGSKKSDTLKVKHPVKTPSGSFAPKIDPAKEKIYHPDSTHIPHKAVIHSLMIPGWGQVYNHRWWKVPLIYGGLGLLTSAIIYNQHYYKEYLTLSRYRQGTPPNPGDPYYTEYNLYKDVPDANLSDARENSRRNRDLSILGFLAVWGIQAVDAYIDAKFIHSYTVDNNLSFKVAPGIINQPVYAQGANYTYIPGIKVTFTF; from the coding sequence ATGTATAAATATCTGTTTTTTTTAGTTGTATCCGCTTTTTTTATTTCTGCCGCGCAGGCTCAGGTAGTTGATAGTACGGGGAGTAAAAAAAGTGATACGCTGAAAGTAAAGCATCCTGTTAAAACCCCGTCGGGCTCATTTGCCCCAAAGATTGATCCTGCCAAAGAAAAAATCTATCATCCCGATAGTACGCATATTCCGCATAAAGCAGTAATACATTCATTGATGATACCAGGCTGGGGACAGGTGTATAACCATAGGTGGTGGAAAGTGCCGCTAATTTACGGGGGACTGGGCTTATTAACATCAGCCATTATATACAACCAGCATTATTACAAGGAATATTTAACATTATCAAGATACCGCCAGGGTACTCCTCCTAATCCCGGCGACCCTTATTATACAGAATATAACCTTTATAAAGACGTGCCCGATGCCAACCTGAGCGATGCCCGTGAAAATTCGAGGCGTAACCGTGATTTGAGCATACTGGGCTTTTTAGCCGTATGGGGTATCCAGGCTGTTGATGCTTATATCGATGCCAAGTTCATCCACTCATATACGGTTGATAATAACCTGTCGTTCAAAGTAGCTCCGGGTATAATTAATCAGCCGGTTTATGCGCAGGGCGCTAATTATACTTATATTCCGGGTATAAAAGTTACCTTTACGTTTTAA
- a CDS encoding NADPH-dependent FMN reductase — protein sequence MITIISSTNRPGSSTLKLANVYRQKLHDKGVDAGILSLAQLPPNVIETDLYNKRSAEFEPIQQIITNTDKFIFLIPEYNGSFPGVLKVFIDACSFPESFYDKKAALVGLSSGKYGNIRGVDHFTGVCHYLHLNIMALKLHIAAIHKEFDEEGNLFKPDTIKFVNEQIEKIIKF from the coding sequence ATGATAACCATAATATCATCAACCAACAGGCCAGGAAGTTCAACGCTCAAACTTGCCAATGTTTACCGGCAAAAACTTCACGACAAAGGTGTGGACGCAGGCATTTTATCACTTGCCCAACTGCCGCCAAACGTTATTGAAACCGATCTCTACAACAAACGCAGTGCAGAGTTTGAGCCTATCCAGCAAATAATTACCAATACAGATAAATTCATATTCCTTATCCCCGAATATAACGGCAGCTTTCCGGGCGTGCTCAAGGTTTTCATTGATGCCTGCAGCTTTCCCGAAAGTTTTTATGATAAAAAAGCGGCTTTGGTGGGCTTATCATCGGGCAAATACGGTAACATTCGTGGGGTTGATCATTTTACCGGCGTTTGCCATTACCTGCACCTCAACATTATGGCGCTCAAATTACATATAGCCGCGATACACAAAGAGTTTGACGAAGAAGGCAACCTTTTTAAACCCGATACCATAAAGTTTGTAAACGAGCAGATAGAAAAGATCATCAAGTTTTGA